One region of Rhodospirillaceae bacterium genomic DNA includes:
- a CDS encoding HAMP domain-containing protein produces MLQSALARLRIGSRITFGFVIVLSVLVAVLGFSYLALTGARSSFGGFTDMAEGAIATQQIDRDVVSLRRQVMDFIRDSSPASLEEVRRLLPALKETLTAHQAANGSDAQRQKYDEMLALIDAYTADFEQAVTMKTDRDWLQNDELNNLGLKATKNMTDILADAVSHDDFEVAAYAGQAAERLLTARIAAERFVSSKDPQFIEESARSVLIFSSTIAALQGKLKAPTHRRLAQEAAQTMQKYSMMLGELRTLAVDLNTLIDSKMADGAKRIGELANEITAAQQAAMEEVASDTNATVQQALQAMLVIAGIAMAVGILCAFLIGRSISRPVRSMTATMAEIAGGNLDIDIPALANRDEIGDMARTVVVFKDALIAQRAADAAAKRDSEAKLARSQALEALIAGFESKVGELVASLSAASGNLQTSAQSMTATAEVTNVQSNAVASAAEQATANVQTVATATEELTSSISEIGRQVSQSASIAQKAVQQAAHTNNQVQGLAISAQAIGDVVRLISEIAAQTNLLALNATIEAARAGDAGKGFAVVASEVKNLASQTAKATEEISSKVTEIQHATEESVNAIHDIAKVIEEISQISNTIAAAVEQQSAATSEIARNVQQASQGTTEVSGNIQNVTQAAGETGKAAGQVLGAATELGEQSSTLNSEVGQFIAQVRAI; encoded by the coding sequence ATGCTGCAATCCGCCCTGGCCCGCCTGCGCATCGGCAGCCGGATCACTTTTGGCTTCGTCATCGTTCTCTCGGTCCTGGTCGCGGTATTGGGGTTCAGCTATCTCGCCCTCACGGGGGCGCGGTCCAGTTTCGGCGGCTTCACCGACATGGCCGAAGGGGCCATCGCCACCCAGCAGATCGACCGCGATGTCGTCTCCCTGCGCCGCCAGGTCATGGATTTCATCCGCGACAGTTCGCCTGCGTCGCTGGAGGAAGTGCGTCGGCTGCTCCCCGCCCTGAAGGAGACGCTGACCGCGCATCAGGCCGCGAATGGCAGCGATGCGCAGCGCCAGAAATACGACGAGATGCTGGCCTTGATCGACGCCTACACCGCCGATTTCGAGCAAGCGGTGACAATGAAAACAGACCGCGACTGGTTGCAGAATGACGAGTTGAACAATCTCGGCCTGAAGGCCACGAAGAATATGACCGACATCCTCGCCGATGCGGTCTCCCACGACGATTTCGAGGTTGCCGCTTATGCCGGCCAGGCCGCCGAGCGGTTGCTTACCGCGCGCATCGCGGCGGAACGCTTCGTTTCCAGCAAGGATCCGCAATTCATCGAGGAATCGGCCCGGTCCGTGCTGATCTTCTCCTCCACCATCGCAGCCCTCCAGGGCAAGCTCAAGGCCCCGACACATCGCCGCCTGGCGCAGGAGGCGGCGCAGACCATGCAGAAATACTCGATGATGCTCGGTGAATTGCGCACCCTGGCGGTCGACCTCAACACGCTGATCGACAGCAAGATGGCGGATGGCGCCAAGCGCATCGGCGAACTTGCCAATGAGATCACCGCGGCACAGCAGGCGGCCATGGAGGAGGTTGCCAGCGACACCAACGCCACTGTCCAGCAGGCCCTTCAGGCGATGCTGGTCATCGCCGGCATCGCCATGGCGGTGGGCATTCTCTGCGCCTTCCTGATCGGCCGCAGCATCTCGCGGCCGGTCCGCTCGATGACCGCGACCATGGCCGAAATCGCCGGCGGCAATCTCGACATCGACATCCCGGCCCTCGCCAACCGCGACGAGATCGGCGATATGGCGCGGACCGTGGTGGTGTTCAAGGATGCGCTCATCGCCCAGCGCGCCGCCGATGCCGCCGCCAAGCGCGATTCCGAGGCAAAGCTCGCCCGCAGCCAGGCGCTGGAAGCGCTCATCGCGGGCTTTGAAAGCAAGGTCGGCGAATTGGTGGCATCACTCTCGGCCGCCTCCGGCAATCTGCAGACCTCGGCGCAATCGATGACCGCGACGGCCGAGGTCACCAACGTGCAATCGAATGCCGTGGCAAGTGCCGCGGAACAGGCAACCGCCAATGTCCAGACCGTCGCCACCGCGACCGAGGAGCTGACCTCTTCCATCTCGGAAATCGGGCGGCAGGTGTCGCAATCGGCCAGCATCGCGCAGAAGGCCGTGCAGCAGGCGGCCCATACCAACAACCAGGTCCAGGGCCTCGCCATCTCGGCCCAGGCGATCGGCGATGTCGTGCGGCTGATCAGCGAGATCGCGGCGCAGACCAATCTGCTGGCGCTCAATGCGACCATCGAGGCGGCGCGCGCCGGCGATGCCGGCAAGGGCTTTGCCGTGGTCGCCTCCGAGGTCAAGAACCTCGCCTCTCAAACGGCGAAGGCGACCGAGGAGATCAGCAGCAAGGTGACCGAGATCCAGCACGCGACTGAGGAATCGGTGAACGCCATCCACGACATCGCCAAGGTGATCGAGGAAATCAGCCAGATCTCCAACACCATCGCCGCCGCCGTCGAGCAGCAATCGGCGGCGACCTCGGAAATCGCCCGCAACGTGCAGCAGGCCAGTCAAGGCACGACGGAGGTGTCCGGCAATATCCAGAACGTCACCCAGGCGGCCGGTGAAACCGGCAAGGCCGCGGGGCAAGTGCTGGGTGCGGCCACGGAACTCGGCGAGCAATCCAGCACGCTCAACAGCGAGGTCGGCCAATTCATCGCCCAGGTGCGCGCGATCTGA
- a CDS encoding ABC transporter ATP-binding protein — translation MTAPLLEIDNLSVAFGDRTVVKGVSLVIGKGETLALVGESGSGKSVTALSILRLLPYPIASHPSGHIRFLREDGTPEDLLQLPMSRLRQIRGGRIAMIFQEPTLSLNPLHRVERQLVETIQLHKPVGEAAARRRALELLELVKIDDAPQKLKSYPHEMSGGQRQRVMIAMALANEPDLLIADEPTTALDVTIQAQILGLMMDLQKRLGMAILLITHDLGVVRKFAARVAVMRQGEIVEQGATATVFDQPRHDYTKHLLAAEPKGFADPVSQGAKELLRAEKLSVLFPIKRGVFRRVVGHVPAVVDASLQLHEGETLGLVGESGSGKTTLALALLRLIDSEGMITFEGRRIDELDRGEMRPLRREMQIVFQDPFGSLSPRFSIGEIVAEGLGIHGIGRDEAEREEIVIATLREVGLDPETRHRYPHEFSGGQRQRVAIARALILKPKLIVLDEPTSALDMSVQAQIVDLLRDLQRRHQLAYLFISHDLRVIRAMSHRVMVLKQGKVVERGAAAEVFERPREAYTKALLSAALHHEALDLGTVRQ, via the coding sequence ATGACCGCTCCCTTGCTTGAGATCGACAATCTCTCCGTGGCCTTCGGTGACCGCACCGTCGTGAAGGGCGTCAGCCTCGTCATCGGCAAGGGCGAGACACTGGCGCTGGTGGGTGAATCAGGTTCCGGAAAATCGGTGACGGCGCTCTCCATCCTGCGCCTGCTGCCCTATCCCATCGCCTCGCATCCCAGCGGCCATATCCGCTTCCTGCGCGAAGACGGCACGCCCGAAGATCTGCTGCAACTGCCGATGAGCCGCCTCCGCCAGATTCGTGGCGGCCGCATCGCCATGATCTTCCAGGAGCCGACCCTCTCCCTCAACCCGCTCCATCGGGTCGAGCGGCAATTGGTCGAAACCATCCAGTTGCACAAGCCGGTGGGCGAAGCGGCGGCGCGCCGGCGCGCCCTGGAACTCCTCGAACTGGTCAAGATCGACGACGCGCCGCAGAAACTGAAAAGCTATCCCCATGAGATGTCGGGCGGCCAGCGCCAGCGCGTGATGATCGCCATGGCGCTCGCCAACGAACCCGATCTCCTCATCGCCGACGAGCCGACGACGGCTTTGGACGTCACCATCCAGGCGCAGATCCTGGGCCTGATGATGGATCTGCAGAAACGCCTCGGCATGGCGATCCTGCTCATCACCCATGATCTCGGCGTGGTGCGCAAATTCGCCGCCCGCGTCGCCGTCATGCGCCAGGGCGAGATCGTCGAACAGGGTGCGACCGCCACGGTGTTCGACCAGCCGCGGCATGACTACACGAAGCACCTGCTGGCCGCCGAGCCCAAGGGCTTTGCCGATCCGGTGTCGCAGGGAGCCAAGGAATTGCTGCGGGCGGAGAAGCTCTCCGTCCTCTTCCCGATCAAGCGCGGTGTCTTCCGCCGCGTCGTCGGCCACGTGCCGGCGGTGGTCGACGCCTCGCTGCAATTGCATGAGGGCGAGACGTTGGGGCTGGTCGGCGAATCCGGTTCCGGCAAGACCACCTTGGCGCTGGCCCTCCTGCGCCTCATCGACAGCGAGGGTATGATCACCTTCGAGGGCCGCCGCATTGATGAGCTCGACCGCGGTGAAATGCGCCCGCTCCGGCGCGAAATGCAGATCGTCTTCCAGGATCCGTTCGGCTCGCTCTCCCCGCGCTTCTCGATCGGCGAGATCGTGGCGGAGGGTCTGGGCATCCACGGCATCGGCCGCGACGAGGCCGAACGCGAGGAGATCGTCATCGCGACGCTGCGCGAAGTGGGTCTTGATCCGGAAACCCGGCATCGTTATCCGCATGAATTCTCCGGCGGCCAGCGGCAGCGCGTCGCCATTGCCCGCGCCCTCATCCTGAAGCCCAAGCTGATCGTGCTCGACGAGCCCACCTCGGCGCTCGACATGTCCGTCCAGGCCCAGATCGTCGATCTGCTGCGCGACCTGCAGCGCCGCCACCAGTTGGCCTATCTCTTCATCTCCCATGATCTCCGGGTGATCAGGGCCATGAGCCACCGTGTCATGGTGCTGAAGCAGGGCAAGGTGGTCGAGAGGGGGGCCGCGGCGGAGGTGTTCGAGCGACCGCGCGAGGCCTATACCAAGGCGCTGCTCTCGGCAGCCCTCCATCACGAAGCCCTCGACCTCGGCACGGTGCGCCAATGA
- a CDS encoding glyoxylate/hydroxypyruvate reductase A: protein MTRTRLLFAGADEYLATFVEAARTLPEIELLPYQPGLDLKDIDYLLMWRPVPGLAAALPDLKAVFCFGAGVERLLANPELPAHVPIVRMVEPGLTQVMTEYILWQTLRHHRRIWELEEAQEEGRWAPHWYPAAWDRPIGILGLGELGQAAARKLLEFDFPVRGWSRSPKELAGVKSFAGMAELPDFLRGLEILICLLPLTPETTGILHAGHFAHLARGASLINAGRGGHLVEADLLSALASGQLQAASLDVFSQEPLPPDHPFWRHPRIFMTPHNASDTNPASGLREISRQIARHRSGLPLEHVADRQRGY from the coding sequence ATGACTCGGACTAGATTGCTGTTTGCCGGCGCCGACGAATACCTCGCGACCTTTGTCGAGGCGGCGCGCACGCTCCCGGAAATCGAACTGCTCCCCTATCAGCCGGGGCTGGACCTCAAGGACATCGACTATCTGTTGATGTGGCGCCCGGTGCCCGGCTTGGCCGCCGCCTTGCCGGATCTGAAGGCGGTGTTCTGTTTCGGCGCCGGGGTCGAGCGCCTGCTGGCCAATCCCGAGTTGCCGGCCCATGTGCCGATCGTGCGCATGGTCGAGCCTGGCCTCACACAGGTCATGACCGAATACATCCTGTGGCAGACCCTGCGCCATCATCGCCGCATCTGGGAACTGGAAGAGGCGCAGGAAGAGGGGCGCTGGGCGCCGCATTGGTACCCGGCCGCCTGGGACCGGCCCATCGGCATTCTGGGCCTGGGCGAGCTTGGCCAGGCGGCGGCGCGAAAGCTGCTGGAATTCGATTTCCCGGTGCGCGGCTGGTCCCGGAGCCCAAAGGAGCTTGCCGGTGTGAAGAGCTTTGCCGGCATGGCGGAGCTGCCCGATTTTCTCCGCGGCCTGGAGATCCTGATCTGCCTGCTGCCGCTCACGCCGGAAACCACGGGCATCCTCCATGCCGGGCATTTTGCGCATCTCGCCCGTGGCGCGTCGCTGATCAATGCCGGGCGCGGTGGTCACCTGGTCGAGGCCGATCTGCTCTCGGCCCTGGCCTCCGGTCAGTTGCAGGCAGCATCCCTCGATGTCTTCAGCCAGGAACCACTGCCGCCGGATCATCCCTTCTGGCGGCATCCCCGCATCTTCATGACGCCGCACAATGCCAGCGACACCAATCCCGCGAGCGGCCTGCGTGAAATCAGCCGCCAGATCGCCCGCCACCGCAGTGGCCTGCCCTTGGAACATGTGGCGGATCGGCAGCGCGGCTACTAA
- a CDS encoding DJ-1/PfpI family protein has protein sequence MQTVALLLFPQVEVLDFAGPFEVFSLAASEATPSPFRVITVAAAHGSLKAVGGLQVTPDCDLDDCPQADILLIPGGQGSRQAMKDARIMAWLARQAQDAEIVASICTGALLLGTLGLLDGLRATTHWTAMAELRATSSRIDVQPQARFVDNGKFLTSAGISAGIDMSLYLVERLCGQALVDRVVAEMQYDWRMKAAG, from the coding sequence GCAGGTGGAAGTCCTCGATTTCGCCGGACCTTTCGAGGTCTTTTCGCTGGCAGCGAGCGAGGCCACCCCATCGCCCTTTCGCGTGATCACCGTGGCCGCCGCCCATGGATCGCTGAAAGCCGTGGGTGGCCTGCAGGTGACGCCGGATTGCGACCTCGACGATTGTCCGCAGGCCGATATCCTGCTGATCCCGGGCGGACAGGGCAGCCGCCAGGCGATGAAGGACGCAAGGATCATGGCATGGCTGGCGCGGCAGGCGCAGGATGCGGAGATCGTCGCCAGCATCTGCACGGGGGCGTTGTTGCTGGGCACGCTGGGCCTGCTCGATGGATTGCGCGCCACGACACATTGGACCGCGATGGCGGAACTGCGCGCCACCAGCAGCCGGATCGACGTGCAACCGCAGGCGCGCTTCGTCGACAACGGCAAATTTCTGACCTCGGCCGGCATCTCCGCCGGTATCGACATGTCGCTCTATCTGGTGGAAAGGCTCTGCGGCCAGGCACTGGTCGACCGGGTGGTGGCAGAGATGCAGTATGATTGGCGGATGAAAGCAGCAGGCTGA